A DNA window from Chlamydia felis Fe/C-56 contains the following coding sequences:
- a CDS encoding cytochrome ubiquinol oxidase subunit I, giving the protein MDTVILSRIQFGLFIAFHYLFVPLSMGLSMMLILMEGLYLVTKKNIYKQLTWFWIGVFALTFVIGVVTGIMQIFSFGSNWSRFSEYTGNVFGTLLGSEGVFAFFLESGFLGVLLFGRHKVSKKIHFFSTCMVAVGAHMSAFWIVCANSWMQTPSGYELAIHNGQLVPIMTSFWKVVFSPSSMDRYTHVVLGAWLSGIFLVISVSAYYLRKQRYIEFARQGLKLGAITGILVLILQLWSADVTARGVAKHQPAKLAAFEGLFKTQEYSPIYLFGYVDVENQKVIGLPLPGGLSFLVHRNTKTPVAGLDQTPQDEWPKVQMVFQFYHLMVMLWGLMVLLVIITWFAYKKRRWALKPFILTMLSFSVLCPEICNEVGWFAAEMGRQPWVVYGLLKTNDAASPIVSGEQVAQSLILFSLVFVCLLSLFLFLLWKKIQRGPDQNDLNEVEV; this is encoded by the coding sequence ATGGATACGGTGATTTTATCTAGAATACAGTTTGGTTTATTTATTGCGTTTCACTATTTGTTTGTTCCTTTAAGTATGGGCCTTAGCATGATGCTTATTTTAATGGAGGGCTTGTATCTAGTTACGAAGAAGAATATTTATAAACAACTAACCTGGTTTTGGATTGGCGTATTTGCGTTAACATTTGTGATTGGCGTGGTTACTGGAATCATGCAGATTTTTTCTTTTGGATCTAATTGGTCGAGGTTTTCTGAGTATACAGGGAACGTTTTCGGCACCCTGTTAGGAAGTGAAGGTGTGTTTGCTTTTTTCCTAGAATCAGGATTTTTAGGCGTGTTGTTATTCGGACGTCATAAAGTTTCTAAGAAAATACATTTCTTCTCTACGTGTATGGTGGCTGTGGGAGCTCATATGAGCGCTTTTTGGATAGTATGTGCCAATTCTTGGATGCAAACGCCGTCTGGTTATGAACTGGCCATACATAATGGTCAACTTGTTCCTATCATGACTTCATTTTGGAAGGTAGTTTTCTCTCCCTCAAGTATGGATCGCTATACTCATGTGGTCTTGGGAGCTTGGCTATCGGGTATTTTCCTGGTTATTAGTGTAAGTGCGTATTATTTACGTAAACAACGTTATATAGAATTTGCTCGTCAGGGATTGAAGTTAGGCGCGATTACCGGAATTCTTGTGCTTATATTACAATTGTGGTCCGCCGATGTTACTGCGCGTGGTGTTGCTAAGCATCAACCTGCAAAATTAGCTGCTTTTGAAGGTCTGTTTAAAACCCAAGAGTATAGTCCGATTTACCTATTCGGTTATGTTGATGTAGAGAATCAAAAGGTGATAGGCTTACCTCTTCCTGGAGGTCTTTCCTTTTTAGTTCATAGAAATACTAAAACTCCGGTTGCAGGTCTTGATCAAACTCCTCAAGATGAGTGGCCTAAAGTGCAGATGGTTTTTCAGTTTTATCATCTTATGGTTATGCTTTGGGGGCTTATGGTACTTTTAGTAATCATCACATGGTTTGCCTATAAGAAAAGACGCTGGGCATTAAAACCTTTCATCTTAACTATGCTATCCTTCTCTGTCCTCTGCCCCGAAATATGTAATGAGGTGGGTTGGTTCGCTGCGGAGATGGGAAGACAGCCTTGGGTTGTTTATGGCCTATTAAAAACCAATGATGCTGCTTCTCCTATCGTGAGCGGAGAGCAGGTAGCCCAATCTCTGATTTTATTTAGTCTAGTGTTTGTTTGTCTCTTATCTTTATTCCTCTTTCTTTTATGGAAAAAAATACAACGAGGACCAGATCAAAACGATCTTAATGAGGTGGAAGTATAA
- the cydB gene encoding cytochrome d ubiquinol oxidase subunit II yields MEFSLASMLPIAWYAILVVAVFAYSLGDGFDLGLSTIYFISRADEERRVLLNSIGPVWDGNEVWLIIIFGGLFAGFPSAYGALLSIFYMPIWTLVLLYIFRGCSLEFRSKAESTKWKAFWDVVFCVSGIAISFFLGAIVGNMILGLPMSPTTQYSSLSWLLFFRPYAFLCGALVVSAFSIHGATFTLMKTSGELHHRIVKRFSYVLSAFLVIYLLLIGTTLVMIPQTKGYSFPIGSFIGVPTYPVLILLLAMTLACSLATKTCISKQRYGCAFLYSSCNLLLLILSSVALVFPNLLFSTVSSEYSYTIYNAAASMKTLQSLLVIVLVGLPFIIAYGVYIYRVFKGKTDFPSVY; encoded by the coding sequence ATGGAATTTTCATTAGCTTCAATGTTACCGATAGCTTGGTATGCTATACTAGTAGTTGCGGTATTCGCTTATTCTTTGGGGGATGGTTTTGATTTAGGTTTGAGTACAATCTATTTCATATCTCGGGCGGATGAAGAACGACGCGTCTTACTTAATTCCATAGGACCTGTTTGGGATGGTAATGAGGTTTGGCTCATTATTATTTTTGGCGGACTTTTTGCAGGATTTCCCTCTGCCTATGGCGCATTATTGTCCATTTTTTACATGCCAATATGGACCCTAGTTTTACTCTATATCTTTAGGGGATGTTCTTTAGAGTTTCGCAGTAAAGCGGAATCTACGAAATGGAAAGCTTTTTGGGATGTTGTTTTCTGTGTATCAGGTATCGCTATTAGTTTCTTCCTAGGAGCTATAGTAGGGAATATGATTTTAGGATTGCCTATGTCTCCAACGACACAATATTCCTCGCTATCTTGGCTACTATTTTTCCGTCCCTATGCATTCTTGTGTGGGGCTCTTGTTGTCAGTGCTTTTTCTATTCATGGAGCAACGTTTACTTTAATGAAAACTTCCGGGGAATTGCATCATCGTATTGTTAAACGTTTTTCTTATGTTTTATCGGCCTTTTTAGTTATTTATCTTCTTTTAATCGGTACTACTTTGGTTATGATACCACAAACCAAAGGGTATTCTTTCCCCATAGGGAGTTTTATTGGCGTCCCTACATACCCAGTATTGATATTACTATTGGCTATGACTTTGGCCTGTAGTTTAGCGACAAAAACTTGCATATCTAAACAGCGTTACGGTTGTGCTTTTCTCTACTCTTCGTGCAATTTACTCCTGTTGATACTATCCTCAGTAGCTTTGGTTTTCCCAAATCTCTTATTTTCTACGGTAAGCTCAGAGTACAGCTATACGATTTATAATGCAGCAGCTAGTATGAAAACTTTACAGAGCCTTTTAGTGATTGTACTTGTTGGCCTGCCATTTATCATTGCCTATGGCGTGTATATTTATCGTGTGTTCAAAGGTAAAACAGATTTCCCTTCGGTGTATTAG
- a CDS encoding SH3 domain-containing protein gives MRTLSISMLLFAIGSGIGSASLHAASSSSKTPVVQTDKTSFAPFTGEIKGNRVRLRLAPHVDSSIVKELSKGDYIAVIGESKDYYVVSAPEGIKGYVFRTFVLDNVIEGEQVNVRLEPSTSAPVLTRLSRGTEIQTTSRESQGKWLEIVLPSQCTFYVAKNFVSQKGSIDLYKHREGQKKIALDLLDSAVKFAQTELNKTLDAVDLEAIYKKINLLQSEEFNDVPDLQPLIQKALEEIQDTYLSKSLAEQNKSISNQQVSSSSETCYNKETPAITGGSLLSRHIRKQTTIKTSPQTQGRESLEYSLFKIWASMQPQESAKKLTQEAFYEEEKKKKQTFVGELEIYPHVVKHNPGDYLLKDQENTIAFVYATKIDLEQWLGKRVSVECLPRPNNHFAFPAYYIINIKEVS, from the coding sequence ATGCGAACGTTATCGATTTCTATGCTTTTGTTTGCCATCGGGTCTGGAATAGGTTCAGCAAGTTTACACGCTGCATCTTCTTCTTCAAAGACACCTGTTGTGCAAACAGACAAAACTTCCTTTGCTCCATTTACGGGAGAAATCAAAGGAAATCGGGTGCGCTTGCGTTTAGCTCCTCATGTTGATAGTTCCATTGTTAAAGAACTTTCCAAAGGTGACTACATCGCCGTTATCGGTGAAAGTAAAGACTACTACGTTGTTTCAGCTCCTGAAGGAATCAAAGGATACGTATTTCGTACATTTGTCTTAGATAATGTTATCGAAGGCGAGCAAGTAAACGTACGTTTAGAACCCTCAACCTCAGCTCCTGTTCTTACACGTTTATCACGAGGCACAGAGATACAAACGACATCTAGAGAATCGCAAGGAAAATGGTTGGAAATTGTTTTACCCAGCCAATGTACGTTCTATGTTGCCAAAAACTTCGTTTCCCAAAAAGGCTCCATAGATCTCTATAAACATAGAGAAGGTCAGAAAAAAATCGCTTTGGATTTACTAGACTCTGCCGTCAAGTTTGCTCAAACAGAGTTAAATAAAACTTTGGATGCCGTAGATTTAGAAGCCATTTATAAAAAGATAAATCTTTTGCAATCCGAAGAATTTAATGATGTTCCAGATTTACAGCCTTTAATACAAAAGGCTTTAGAAGAAATTCAGGATACTTACCTATCGAAATCTTTAGCAGAACAAAATAAGTCTATAAGTAATCAACAAGTATCGAGCTCTTCTGAGACTTGTTACAATAAGGAAACTCCCGCGATAACAGGAGGATCTTTATTATCTCGACATATCCGCAAGCAAACAACAATAAAAACCTCTCCACAAACTCAAGGAAGAGAAAGTCTAGAATATTCGTTATTTAAGATTTGGGCAAGCATGCAGCCTCAAGAAAGTGCTAAAAAGCTTACCCAAGAAGCCTTCTATGAAGAAGAAAAGAAGAAAAAGCAGACTTTTGTTGGAGAGCTTGAAATTTACCCCCATGTCGTAAAACATAATCCTGGGGATTATTTGCTAAAGGATCAGGAAAATACTATTGCCTTTGTCTATGCGACAAAAATAGACCTCGAACAATGGTTAGGAAAGAGAGTTTCTGTAGAATGTCTTCCTCGTCCAAACAACCATTTTGCTTTTCCGGCTTATTACATAATCAATATCAAAGAAGTTTCTTAG